Sequence from the Trachemys scripta elegans isolate TJP31775 chromosome 5, CAS_Tse_1.0, whole genome shotgun sequence genome:
CCAGACATCTCCTCTGACCAATGGAGCACAAGTagcattgacaggtttcagaagcAGTCATGTATAGCTTTCCTCTGTTACAGAGAGGATTGCTGGGTCTTGGAGTACATACAGAGCCACTCTACTCCAAGAAGTGATTCTGTTAAAATGGTATTGCATATTTATATCTGTGGTTTCCAGATCAAACTGTGCTGCAACTGCTGTTAGAAGATGCTTTTCTAACTGCCCGTGCCACAGACTTAACCCGGAATCAGAGACAAGCTGCATAAAGGAGAAATGCTGTCTGACACTGGAGGGAGTGCTTTGTCATGCATTACCACTTAAAATAAAGGGTGTAAAGGCCTAATTATGCCCTCCATTACATCCATGCAACCCCACTGTCTTCAGCtcatttgcacaggtgtaaattggAGCTTAACAAACAATACTGTTGATGTacaagaaacaaaagattccATCTTACTAACTCTTAGCTGGAATCGCTCTGCAGTGTTATCAGAAGTAAAAGTTTAAAATTAGTCACTAAAGGAAGCAGATAGGACTCTGACATAAATTGGGAGAAGATCTTCTGAAGAAGTTGTAATTTTTACATACTCACCTTTCAAAATAGAACCATACCTTCGAAAatcatttgcaaatattttatgaTCTAAAAGACTAAAGAAGGACTTGGAATGTGATTAAcagttttgaacatttttttctaTAAGTGTTTTACCCTTTTGGAGATAAATGCAAATGGGCTTGATGTACAGTTGCAATTCCTAGCTTGGTACACTTCAATAATACTTTGTATAAGCAATATGGAAGAAGGTATGTGCATTTACATATATTACATCTTAATACATTAAGATTATGCTAATCTAAAGAAGAATTAAATTTACAAAAATACACCTATTAAGCAATGCTTGTTTGCTGGCTAACTACAACAGATTTAAGAATGTGAAGAAGCGGTTTTCAGATCATGCAAGTAAGGTGCGGAGTATTAATGTGGAATAGTAATGGATTTCGGTGCGATAACAGGAAAAATGGTGGCTATTTTCTAAAATTGCAAGCCTGCTGAAATCTGGATTCCTTACTAGaacaaagcagaaaaataaattaaatttacacTTCTTGAATGAATTGCCAGTTTTAATGAAAGATGTTTTTATGAACTTTATTTATGAAGAAAAATTTCTCGCATCCCTAAATATAGGGATTAATGATTTCACCAGTCACATTCCCTACTAGTGATAGGATTGGGTAAGAAGACATAACCAATACTGGAATATAGTTTCCTTTATGTGCACAATTTCAAATGTTAAATACAGAAAAGGGGCTAGATTCACTCCTGTTAGAGCAAATGGGTGTAAGTCGCATCTCTTTGCTGCAGTAGGGCCAGGTGCACGTGAAGGAGAGATTCACCCATAAGGGAGAGCAGGAAGTATATCGCTACCTTCTTTTCTTGAGTGGCTCTATTATGCAAGAACGGCTTTAGTTTTCTGACTGAACTCCACTGGAAGCTTCCTAGGTGATGCAATGAATCAATAACATTGTCCAGGCAATCTGGCCCACTTCTTTTCCCTCTGGCCTTGTATCAGGCAGTTTTAGGCCTTTGGGTAAAACAGGCCTTGGAGACATCTTGCTCTCCCTCTGGCTGGGTTTTCCATCACCAGGTATACACAGATGAAATAGAAGAAAGAGACTGAATAGATCCTGATATTCAGCCTGCACTTAGCATTGTAACACTTCTTAATAGATAACTTTTCATAGTTTAAATATCTtggtgtggggagagggtgaTATGATGAATAATCGGTAGAGACCAGAAACCCAGCATAAAATTTTACTCATATCATTCACATTTTGGCTATTTTCACATCACATGGAAGTGTAACATCTTGAACCATGCACTGAAGCCTGGCTCCTATCCCAAAAGTGCCTCTGTGGGCTGGCCCAGTAGTATTGTCTGCACTGCTGCATGCGAGAACTCTGCTtcatttccagtctcaatttctTGCTCCCTAGGCTGGAGTGGAATGATGCAAAGAAATCAGTGCACTTAACCCCTGGAGAGGAGGGATTACCTCACATCTCCCAACACTGGTTCCTGCAGCTGAGTAAGGGAGTAATGCTGTCAGACTCCAAAGGGAGTCCGGTCCTCCTCAGTTTGAAGAACAGTAGTGGTGATGTATTCCTCAGAAGAAGGGAATGTacttagggggggaaaaaacatttaatcttTATGACTCTAAAAAGGTGCACCTGGGTCTCAAAATATCCACCCTAGGGTAGGGAAATGcttaattattaaaaacaaaaaaacaaaacaaaaaaacctaggcTAACAATGTTTTATTCTTTTGAAAACTCTGATTGTTGTCAGTAGAAAGAAAACACATGAAGGCATCATAGGATTTTCATTAAACTCCATGAACTGGGCAAGTATCCatggaaaaatataaaaagattTAGTTAGATTTTCCACAGAGTTAATCAGTCCTGAAACCAACGGAATCATTGTATAATGAAGTGGCTTTTGCTTTAAAGATCTTGTAATAGTTCACACTGCTTTAACCACTTACTGAGTCAGAGAAGCTGAAGATAACAAAACACAAAACTCAGTTTCATCACTGatgaagagtttaaaaaaaagtaaaaccgcCTTTTGAGAAAAATTTATTACAGTTCCCTTACAATTCCTAAAAACTTTAAATatcaaaaagaaaattataaaCTGTAGCACTTGATGCCAATATTTCACATGGACAGCCCAAGGAATTAGCTATTACTCTTTTACAGCATAAAAGTGTTGCACTTTATTAATCAGCAGCCTGAAGGCTACATGTTCTTCCCAGATTTGCAATAAGGAAATGTATGTACACCTGGCATGTATAAGAATTATTGGTCTCatgtgagataatatctttaatATTAGTGAGTAGGTACTAAAACACCTCTTAATATAAAAAGGGAAGCAAAAGCTGTTTTGTGTGTAATTACTTTTTTCTctacaaaatttaaaaaggaaagattttatatgaaaaatatacaAAGGGAAAGGTGGAAAAATACTCCAGATTAGCCTGAGAAACAGCAGATGACAACAATCCAGTATATAATTAACAGCATTTGTGTCTAAGACAGTAAAAAGATAAGTCTCAAATTGTCTATGAAGTactaatataaacacacacaatctCAAAAGTGGAGTTTACTGCTTTACTTAGGTTGTATGTAGAATATTATATTAAAACATACCATTATAAAAAGATAATTACTGGAAGAATGGATTTTAGGATATGAATCCAGGATAGTAATTACAGACAACAGTGACATCTAGTGGATGCTTTGGAAACTAAACAAACTAAAATTACAAACAACGTAAAAATTCAACCCCCACTTTGATAtagtacaggggtcagcaacctttgggaagtggtgtgccaagtcttcattaatttaaggtttcgcgtgccagacCAGCAGCGCGGGCGGCAGACGGAACCTCAGACCGGCAGTGGACTGAGCCGCTGCCGGTCCGGGGTCCCGGCCGgcggcccctgccagccagggtcccagccgctggccttgctcagcctgctgccggcccgcgttccatccatccaggccagcagcgAGCTAAGAGGGGCTGGCGGccggaccctggctggcaaggggccgccggccgggaccccagaccagcagtgggctgagtggctcatcctgctgccagtctggggtcccggctgccagtcTGGGCCGCCGGCCCCattcagcctgctgccggcctgggttccatccatccaggccaacagcaggctgagcggggccggcagcttggaccccagctggcaaggggccagcagccgggaccccagaccggcagcaggctgagtggctcaTTCTGCTGCTGGTCTGCGGTTCCATTatccaggccggcagtgggctgagcggggctggcagccaggaccccggctaGCAATAGCGTGCCACTAAAAATTGGCACGTGTGCTGCAGGTTGCTGACCTCTGTTATAGTATATAGCACTCTCAAGCTGCTGTGACACAAATGCATGAAAAAGAtccaaaaagaaaccaacaagAGTGGCAGAGgaagtgaattttaaaatgatgtgggattcatttatttaaaaaacaggaataaagttTTTGTAACCTCACTTCAGGATTCAACATTCAGGATGGAAATATGGTACCTTAGGATTTATGTTAATAAACTGAGAGATAACCACATGGTTTACAGGGGATGGATATAAATGTGGTGCCAGGATGAGATGCACTAGAGTTGAAAGCTATTCTGGGGCAACAAGTTTATCACTTATCTCCCCCCTCTCTGTTTCTGCACACCAATATTTATgcggttttttttgtttgtttgtttttttaaaccacttaAGATTTCCTACCCCACTGGAGCAGCTACCACAAAGCAGGACAGCTGAGGTCtcccactgtatcaaccagcagCTGTTGATGAGGCATTTTAATTAGCAGGTTAAAGTGAATTGAACAATTTATGACATCTACTCCTGAGTAGTCCAactgctttattttctttttggtcAGCTTATTTGAGACCAAGAATTGTCTCAAATTTGCTTTTACTATTTGCCAAAAAGACTTTGTATTCAAAACGCAAGCTATTACTTAGAAACCACATTGGGGGCAGAAAATTATTCAATAGCAtcatagggatagctcagtggtttgagcattggcctgctaaacccaggtttgtgagttcaatccttgagggggccacttagggatctggggcaaaatcagtacttggtcctgctagtgaaggcaggggactggactcaatgacctttcaaggtcccttccagttctaggagataggatatctccattaatttattttttatttatttataaaccaCTCAGATTTGTCATAGGCTTCATGACAAAAAATTTTATCACTAAATGCCAATATGGAGTTTAAAAAGCAAGATTTGGGGAGTTAATGATGTAATGATTTAACAAAGCCAGCAACTTTACAAAACATTCCATACTCAATTTTGACTATGACTTTCTCAAGGCCTTAGGCATAAGCCTTTATTTTCATGgaattaaatggaaaatgagttTCTAGTTTTGAGAATTTTGAGAAGTATTTGACAAATTAATATAAGATTTTTCAACATATATTTGCATTATACCCACGTGTATGCCCAACAGTTGCTGGCCAGTGCAAGAGAAGTATAAAGGAAGAGGTCACGAGTtccattaataaagaaataaataaaaaagtatgaATACCCAAAAGCAAAGTAGTATTTACCAGCATACCTGTCTATTTTTCAACGTACTTTTACTGATAGTCTTCAATTGTAACCTAATCCAAGCATTTTTGATCTCACAGTTTGAAGTACATCAATTTTTGGAAGAGTTAGTACTGTGATTTTCACCTCTGCAATGACTATTGAGTACAGTGTAGTCAGCAGTTGGTAACTATAAAATGCCCCTTTACATTGGCAGaacagtgcaaaggggccttaaagtaaATGAGATTTAGACCTTATTTTTGGAATTTGACCGTAGCTATAtcgcctgatccaaagctcattggagGCAGTGAgtcttaccattgacttcaatgggatttggatcagatcCCAATTCACCAGTGCAGCTCTAGCTTCCTAGAAGAAAAACATCTGATTGCAAAGAATATTTATGTAGCACTGTACACCTGTACCACCCACCAAAATTCTTCTTTCTAAATTCTTAAATCCTTATCTCTAGTTAGGCACCAGAATGTCTTAATTGTTCATTTGTTTCATAAAGAAATTAAGAAAGGTGATTCAGGGTTGACATTACCACCTCTGCTAGTTTTCATTCTAACGCTACAAAAGCATTTAAAACCAGAGCCTCCACATCACAGTACAAGTACACTTTTGGTGgtaaaactaccattgacttcaatgggaacagctAAACCAATACTGAACACTTTCGAAAATCCCATCCCTTATAAGATCTACatatttaggccttgtctacattggcaattTTCTGCACAGTgaagcagctttctgcactgtaactcccgaggtctacacactgccaagccacttagtgagcagaaactgcgcagttgcagcgctgtaaaaaaatttaaataaataaataaataataaaaaaagacacCCCGtcagaggcgtacagctttctgtgctggGGCTACCGcgccgcggtgccagtgtagacaccctgatcaattacagcactgcaactggcCTCCGGGAAGTGTCccaaaatgcctgttctcactccTCTGGTCATccgtttgaactctactgccctgctctcaggtgaccaactgtgagctccaccctgtaaattccttggtaattttgaaagtccccttcctgtttgctcagtgacgcgtgcagtggtctcagcctatctttccaggtgaccatgcctgctcacGCACCCGCTGATCCctcgcttggagcaatgccaagctgctggacctcatcagcatttgggtagaggaggctgtccagtcccagctgcgctccagacATAGGAGTTATGAttcctacagacagatttcatgatgcatgacaaaaaggggccatgaccgggacatattgcagtgcagggtctaagtgaaggagctgcagaacgcctaccacaaggtgcgggaggcaaaCCACTATTCTGGTGCTGAGCccatgagctgccggttctatAAAAAGCTGGATACGATACTTGATGGcgatcccacctccactgcaaaggccactgtggatacttcggtggctcacgtgccagtcgagagtggaccaagcccggaggaggaaatcttggacgaggctGTGGATGatgcagaggatgactcggaggtcagagatgcatgcagccaggagctcttccctaccccggaggaggctagtcagtcacagctgtcagagcttggtgaagtgcaaacaggagaggaggcccctggtaagtggctttgattttgggaattgccgaagcgagttgttgggggcaggagggttgcagaaagcaggcttgtgtctgtataaTGAGCacaccaccacatgcctagtctgagcggcagaacagggtgttgattgattCCCTCTTCACAGGAATCTGCCGCAGAGATCTCcacaaaactctcatggagatactgggcaatccgctgccacaAGTTCTTTGGCAgacttgctttgttttttgccccattaagggtaactttcccaagCCACTCTGCCATTCcgccaggggagggggggatgacACACAtacaccattgctgcacacaggcaagcggcataagggccagggtttgaaagcaatatttatttcattaattgaaagcaaacagagccctacaaagcaacaggcaattttcttaaaccttcacagtGCATCGTATGCACTAATCACAAttacctcctagcattacaagcactgcacttctgagcatagcaacaaatattagtggctttcagcttcaaatagCTGCCTccaggcatccctgatccttatggcacCGTGatgcacccctctaatagccctggtctctggctgttcaaattcagcctccaggcgctgagcctcagtGGTCCCGCCCTgaatgaagctttcacccttcccttcacaaatattatggagtgtacagcacgcagctataagcataggaatattgttatcggccaggtccagcctcccatataggcagcaccagcgggcctttaaatggctaAAAGCTcacaacagtcattctgcacttgctcagcctttTGTCGAgatgctccttgctgctgtcaaggttccccatgtatggcttcataagccatgtcACTAAAGgttaggcagggtctcccaggatcacaagggacatttcgacttcccctacggtgatcttctggtctgggaagaaagtacctgcttgcagcttcctgaagaggccagtgttccaaaagatgcgtgcatcatgcacttTTCTGGatcagcctgtgttaatgtccgtgaaacgccCACGGTTATCCACAAGTGCTcagagaaccatagagaaataccccttcagATTAACGTACTCGGTGACTAGGTcatctggtgccagaattggaatatgagTGCCACCTATTCCCCCctgttagggaagcccatttgtgcaaagccatccacaatgtcacgcacattgcccagagtcacagtctttcagagcaagtccaacagtcgactttcccactcgaACTgattagcgaccgatcggtagcagtctggagtagccagcttccacagtgcaatcaccatgtGCCTTCTCCAACAAcaaggcagctctcattctcatgtccttgtgctGAAGGGCTGGTGAcagctcatcacacagtctcacgaaagtggctttcctcatccgaaagttctgcagccactgctcgtcatcccagacgtgcatcacaatgtgatcccaccactcctctgggcttgtttcccaagcccaaaagcggcattccactgtggtcagcacctccgtgaatgccagaagaaatctcgtgtcatagctactacgcgtggcgagatcaatgtcacactcctcttgcttTTGtaatttaaggaataactccattgccaCTCGTGACGtttagtgagagcgagcagcatattggtcaacagtgcgggatccattcctgcagaccgaagaggcagagcgcaCAGTACACAAGCCGTTGAAAGATGACACCAAATGCAGACAAAAGGACAGGGATTGCTGTGATGCAAAGAAATGCATCACGGGtcattgggacaggatccaggttGCCCCACAACCCGTCCGCCTTCCCACAACAGTTAgtagcagaagaggaagagatgctctgtgggataggtGTCCAGAATGCACTGGTCCGAATACCGATGCAAGtactgcaagtgtgaacacagtATTGCGCAGGCaactgacagtgtgaacacacaacagcgttTCCCTTCAGCATGCTGAGCGGTAATGTTGCTGCCGGCGCTATAGCTCTGCCAGTGTAAACATGCCCTTAGAGTTATAGAGCTTTATTATGAGGAGAATGTAAATAATGGCATTGGATATTGCTGGGATCTAATTTAGGGAAGTATTTACATATTCCAAGACTACAagaaattaccaaaataaaaaacccacattcCCTGCAAAGGCAAAGCAAAGTTTCTGACAACATATAACGATGGCCCACTTGGTGGTAATGCATTGTCCCACTATGTGAAAGACCTGGGTTTAAGAGCAAACCTGCAACTCCTATCCCCAAAGTCAGTGACACATGGTGAAACATAcaattctgaaaataaataagGTCATGAAAAAATTATATACAAGTTTGCATTTGACATCTCACATTTctaaattttctctgaaattctATTACTGCCGTAGAAATGTcttcttaataaataaataaatcataattatCAGATGAAGAATCACTGACCTACCCGGATTTCCTGAAGGTTGTGGAAGTTATTTCCTACTCTGACAGAGATCTTGCTTGGGGTGTAGCTTTCATCAGATTTGTAGTCTGCATAAATACACAATGTCTTCACtgttgtttttcttctgtaaGCAAGAAGCAGCAAAGGCTAAGTAAGCATCCTAAGGAAAAATTATCCAAGGAAGGGTTTCTTGAGATTTTGTCaaaaatgagatttaaatatTGTAAAACTTGATATAAAATGTTGACACTGCTGATTTTAGGACCCCTAATGCAGTAGCAGCTAGGAATTTACATATAATTTTTATAAAGTACATACATATAAAAACTTACAATGGACAGCAAACTACACATGCCTACAGAAACGTTAGCAACCACACTGTCAACAcgtcaaacaaaaaaacccaacacaacaTAAAAATTAAACACAAGCCAATGCAAATATATCTTTCATCATGCACTATGGTGCCCTGTCAAGGAAAGCAGTTCTGTGAGGGAATCAACAGAGAACAGGACTTAATTGCCGAAGTCCTGACCTCAGTCTTGGGAGAAGTCAACCACGTTAATGGAGTGCAAGAGTCTTGTAGCCAGTCGTATCTGTTACGATGGAATACAGCATGAAAAGGTGTCCCAGCTTTAACTGGCAGTTAAATCAGGGCACTAAATATCATCAGGCATATCTTGAACTGTAgccaaaagcaaacagaaaactaGTGCAGACATATCACCCTATCTTAGAGGCTGTGATACTGTAGAGATAACCCAGCACAGCACTCACCTGGCAATTGCTTAATTGGTCATTTGCTACAATAGAACTGTAAAAGcatatataaaacagattttgcAAATGAAGTAATCTAACTGGCTACTACCCATgttactaagggtacatctacactacaggggggagtcgatttaaggtacgcaaattcagctacgtgaatagcgtagctgaatttgacgtatcgcagccgacttaccccgttgtgaggacggcggcaaaatcgacttctgcggctttctgtcggcggcgcttactaccacctccgctggtggagtaagagcgccgattcggggatcgattgtcgcgtcccgacgggacgcgataaatcgatccccgagaggtcgatttctacccgccgattcaggcgggtagtatagacctagcctaagagagaGCTCAAGTCTGCATTCCTTGTCAATCAGAATTTTGAATGCACTTTCATGAGAGTTGTAATCACAATTTATTAGCCTTATCATATGCAACAAATCACACAAATATTTAGTACCTAAACTGGATGTTCACCAAATGAGGCTGTGACCCATCAGACTGCCAGTAAGTTTCTAGATTATCATCTCGTAACTGGTCCACTCCGAAGCctaatggaaagaaaaaaggttTACAGTCTCCTGTATTGTGTTCCGTTGCTGCTGGTATTACACAAATCATTTCAGCAGGATGGCTACCATGACCCTTGTAACGCAAGTTCACACATGTGAGAAGTACTTCTAGCCATTCAAATTTTCAAATCTCTTTATTAAGCAAAATGCATGCAGAAGAGCTTATTCTTATAAACCCAATCCCAAActgtgctgagcatcctcaactcttATTGAAACCgggaatttaaaaaattcagcataTCCCTGAATTAAGTCCCAAATCTGCAGATTACTGTCCTATTTTTTTCAACATCCAGAATTGTGCTAAACCTTTTACAGAACATAATAAAAGAGGAGGTCTGTCTGGCAAAGATTATAAACAATATTGTAAAGTTCTATTTGCAAAACAGAACTTGGAACTCTTAGCCACAAGCTTCACTAAAATTCAGTGAGAGTTTCAAAAAAAATATGGTGTTAGTTGTCACTTCCATTCACATTTCCCAAGAAAGATGCCAGAATTCTGATAAACCAAGTAAGATCTGCAACAAAGATTAATGTAAAGCACTTGGCCCACTTTTGTTGTTAGAACTCCTTCCTTGTAAATTTCTGATATGATCCCAGCTTTGCTCTGCAAGTATTTTGCAGACAGGCTCTTATATTCTGTAGTATTTTAAATGGGGGGGTAGGAGGAAGATAATCTAATTTTAACGTTATaatcagttaaaatatttttaagggaTCCTTATATTTAGGgccttttttatttgaaaaagccTGAAACACTCTGTAAAAGCAATAACTCTTTAATAGTGCAGTTATACTGGATACCTGTGCTGCTTGGGTGGTGGAAGGTGTGTGGCCAGACTGCACCCAAAGTATGCTATTATGAAACACACAACACTTGATATGTTTTAACAAGCTGTAAGTGTCCTGGTTATTCGTGTTCTCTATCCCAAGGCTCCACCTTGAaaagtaaatacacctctaccccgatagaatgccgtcctcgggagccaaaaaaatcttactacgttataggtgaaaccgcgtggTATTGAACtcgctttgatccgccggagcgtgcagctttaccgcgttatatctgaattcgtgttatatcgggtcgcgttatatcggggtagaggtgtagtaggtATTTCTGAGGTAGTGGGCCAAAATTACTTTAAATTGTTGTTTATTATTGGTCTGATCCTAAAAATCCTGAGTGGAATAGTACCAATAAAGTCAAAGGGAGTACCCATGTAAATGAGTGAAGACTACATGCATGAATGCTTACAGGATTGAGCTCTATACACGTATAATACACCAGATACAATTACATAAAGGAACCATTGTAAAACTAACATAAAACTGAATAGTTTGCCATGTTACAATACCTGATTTTTCAAGTCATTCATCTATTTTGTAATCAAAAGGCTAACCTTTACTTAATAATTATTTTAAGTAATGATAATATActttattataataaaatgcCAGACAAACAACTTTAATACCTaactatataatatttttaaaaataaagaaactttACTCTTTTGGATAAGCTGTCTACTGAATGAAAGTACACAACTGGGAGACTCCTCAAGTACACGTTTCTCTGG
This genomic interval carries:
- the ANAPC10 gene encoding anaphase-promoting complex subunit 10 isoform X3; protein product: MTTPNKTPPGADPKQLERTGTVREIGSQAVWSLSSCKPGFGVDQLRDDNLETYWQSDGSQPHLVNIQFRRKTTVKTLCIYADYKSDESYTPSKISVRVGNNFHNLQEIRVAT
- the ANAPC10 gene encoding anaphase-promoting complex subunit 10 isoform X2 produces the protein MTTPNKTPPGADPKQLERTGTVREIGSQAVWSLSSCKPGFGVDQLRDDNLETYWQSDGSQPHLVNIQFRRKTTVKTLCIYADYKSDESYTPSKISVRVGNNFHNLQEIRTCFAYGW